In the Cydia splendana chromosome 2, ilCydSple1.2, whole genome shotgun sequence genome, one interval contains:
- the LOC134801762 gene encoding uncharacterized protein LOC134801762, with protein MATVGQIVATCVVLLFIGTVNTLKSLHIHVPKAVLSGTSAELMCSYELEGAQLYSIRWYRNMMEFYRYVPKESPATKVFPVAEIKVDVAGSDANRVILTEVDRTLTGEYQCEVSADAPLFHTDIKAAEMVVVEPPLTSPNVSSDRLSYVGGDHIQANCSSPPSLPAANVTWYVNEQMVPGFTANHVLNFSNGYASSQATLELEAAALSPVPTLMIRCEASIFDVWKSTSQTLVLRERSANPASALGRSFTGAAAETRLPTIMVLLLQFFLKILLGKYVETSVR; from the exons GTACAGTGAACACGCTGAAATCTCTGCACATCCATGTACCAAAGGCTGTGCTGTCTGGCACGAGCGCCGAGCTGATGTGTAGTTACGAGTTGGAAGGCGCCCAGCTGTACTCTATCCGGTGGTACCGGAACATGATGGAGTTCTACCGCTATGTGCCGAAAGAGTCGCCGGCCACGAAAGTGTTCCCCGTCGCTGAGATCAAGGTCGAT GTGGCAGGCTCGGACGCGAACCGGGTGATTCTGACAGAAGTGGACCGAACTCTGACAGGAGAGTACCAGTGCGAAGTGTCAGCCGACGCTCCGCTTTTCCACACGGATATTAAAGCCGCCGAGATGGTGGTAGTAG AACCCCCACTGACAAGTCCGAACGTGTCGTCGGACCGATTGTCGTACGTCGGCGGCGACCACATCCAGGCGAACTGCTCGTCGCCGCCATCTTTGCCCGCCGCCAACGTCACGTGGTACGTCAATGAGCAGATG GTGCCTGGCTTCACAGCTAACCACGTGCTGAACTTCAGCAATGGCTACGCGTCGAGTCAAGCCACTCTAGAGTTAGAGGCAGCCGCGCTCTCGCCCGTGCCTACTCTAATGATTCG GTGCGAGGCCTCCATATTCGACGTATGGAAATCGACGAGTCAAACCCTAGTGCTTCGAGAGCGGAGCGCGAACCCCGCCTCGGCTTTAGGCCGAAGTTTCACAG gcgCTGCAGCAGAAACACGCCTACCTACAATAATGGTACTACTTCTTCAATTCTtccttaaaatattattaggaAAATACGTCGAGACCTCAGTAAGATAG